One Purpureocillium takamizusanense chromosome 1, complete sequence genomic window carries:
- a CDS encoding uncharacterized protein (COG:S~TransMembrane:1 (o31-52i)~EggNog:ENOG503P6PY), whose product MAPTSGELAKRYYCNGYGYCYNSRWYDWGRWVVVGAIIFFCLLILLSCTCVARRRRRRGAQPMYGTGWMAPAGKYGQNGHEMNNYQTGYNQQQGYDQQYQQQGWNQQPGGYANPPPAYGQQHPQYTGTTFNPNDGYYGQQQGQQYGVQQPPNTYQREGNFSPPPGPPPGK is encoded by the exons ATGGCGCCTACGTCAGGCGAGCTCGCCAAACGCTACTATTGCAACGGCTACGGCTACTGCTACAACAGCAGGTGGTACGACTGGGGCCGGTGGGTCGTGGTCGGagccatcatcttcttctgcctcctcatcctcctgtCTTGCAC TTGTgttgcccgtcgtcgccgccgccgtggcgcgcAACCCATGTACGGCACCGGATGGatggcgcccgccggcaAGTATGGCCAGAACGGCCACGAGATGAACAACTACCAGACGGGATacaaccagcagcagggctaTGACCAGCAGTACCAGCAGCAAGGCTGGAACCAGCAGCCCGGAGGCTACGCCAACCCTCCACCTGCCtacggccagcagcacccccAGTACACAGGCACCACATTCAACCCCAATGACGGCTActacggccagcagcagggccagcagtACGGTGTCCAGCAACCCCCCAACACGTACCAACGCGAAGGCAATTTCTCTCCGCCTCCTGGCCCGCCCCCTGGCAAGTAA